In Lactobacillus xylocopicola, the genomic stretch GTTACCCAATTACTTAAAGCTGCCCAAAGTATTAATCCAGTCGCTCTGGTACTGGTTTTTGCATTGATGTTGTTGTCATACTTATTTGAAGCAAGCATCTTGGCTGTCTTAGCTCAACGCAAGGATGAACCGAAACGTTCAAAGTGGTCCTTTGTGCGGATACCACTAATTCAGGCCTTGTTCAATGCTATTACCCCAATGTCAACTGGTGGTCAGCCCTCGCAGCTGGCAGCAATGGTCCAAATGGGGGTTGAAGGTGGTCGTGCAACGTCACTGCTGCTAATGAAATTTATTATTTATCAGATTGTGGTTTTTTTAAGCTATGTGGTAACAATTATTACAGGTTTTCACCTAGTTGCTACTAGGTTTTCCGGTCTGGCGATTTTTATTGCTATTGGTTTTTTGCTTCATGTCAGTTCAATTGTCTTTTTACTGGCAATTTTGTTTGCCTACAATTGGACCAAACGGGCGGCAAATTGGTTAATGGATATCTTAGCTAAGCTGGTTAAGGCGGAGCGCGTGGAAGGCTGGCGCCAAAACACCCTTGAAAAAATTGATACTTTTTATCATGAAAGTCAAAAACTCAAACGCGAAAAAAAGAAGCTGCTGTTGAGTAGCTTGTTAACGGTACTGCAACTGCTATGCTTTTATTCTGTTCCCTATATGGTGCTCGTGGCGCTGCAAGTGCCGGCCAGCTGGGCAAGTGTCACACAAATGAATATCATGATTATCATGTTTATGGCAATTGTGCCTATCCCAGGTGCCTCGGGTGGCGCCGAATATAGTTTTCAAACGCTTTTTGCAACCTTTATTTCATCGTCCGGTACGCTAGTTTTGGGGATGTTCTTATGGCGGTTTGTCACCTACTTTATGGGCATGATTCTAGGTATCTTTGGTTGGATCATCAAACCGCAGAAAATCACTAGTCCACCAAATGATTAATTTTTACTAAAATCACTATGCTTTATTCAGCTTAAGGGTAAGATATTAGCATAGTGAGAGGAGAATAGGATGATACGGACCAAGTCTTATCTGCATTGGTTGACCAAAACTAAATTTGGCTTTTTTACCATTGTTTTATTAAGCTTTTGGCTCAAAAGCTATGCGATTTACTTAACCAAGTTTAACTTAGGAGCGGTTGGGCCGATGCAGAATTTTCTGTTGCTGGTCAACCCTCTGCCAGCAGCAATGTTGCTGTTGGGAATTGGACTTTTCTTTAATGGACGTAAGTCATATTGGATTATAGTTATTATTGATATCATCTTAAGTTTGTGGCTGTTTGCCAATATCCTGTATTATCGAGAATTTTCCAACTTTTTATCGATGTCGATTATTAAGACGTCCGGTTCAACTGCCGATAATCTGGGTAAGAGTATTGCTGGTATTACCCAAGCCAGTGATTTTCTAGTCTTTCTTGATCTGCTTGTCATTGTTGGTCTAATGGTTGGTAAGGTAATTCAATATGACCTGCGCCCGTTAAAGCTGAAATTCACCGTACTGGTTGAAGGTTTGGCGCTTGCTCTAATGGGCGTTAACTTGCTGATGGCCGAAAAAGATCGGTCGGGCCTGTTGACGCGCACTTTTGACAATAGTTATATCGTCAAATACTTGGGTATCAACGAGTACGCTGTCTATGACGGTTTTAAGACTGCTCAAACAAGTGAGCAGATGGCCAAGGCTAACGTATCTGACCTGCATTCGGTTAAAAAGTATTTGAAAATCAACTATGTCAAGCCTAATTCCAACTATACTGGCGTGGCCAAAGGCAAGAATGTCATGGTTATCCACCTGGAAAGTTTTCAGCAGTTTTTAATTGGTTACAAGTGGAAAGGCAAAGAGGTTACCCCGAACATAAATAAGCTCTATCATTCCCGAAATACGCTTAGTTTTGCTAACTTTTACAATCAAGTAGGACAGGGTAAGACTTCGGATGCGGAAATGATGTTGGAAAATTCCCTCTATGGCCTGCAGTCTGGCTCAGCTATGTCCAGTTATGGAACGTCAAACACATTTGAAAGTGCACCGGCTATTCTGCACCAACAGGGTGGTTATACTACGGCGGTAATGCATGGTGGTGCGGGTTCTTTTTGGAACCGCAATAATGCGTACAAACAGTTTGGCTACCAGTATTTCATGCCGCTGTCCTATTATCAGAACAAGCCGGAATATTATGTTGGTTATGGCCTAAAAGACAAAATCTTTTTCTCCCAGTCAATCAAGTACATTGAACGTTTGCCGCAGCCGTTTTATCTTAAACTGATTACGGTAACTAACCATTATCCGTATGAGTTGGATAAGAAGAATCAGTCGATTGCTCCAACAGATACAGGTGATGAGACGGTTGATGGTTATGTTCAGACCGCCCGTTACTTAGATCAGGCTGTGGGCGAGCTCCTTGCCTGGATGAAGAAGACGGGGCTTGATAAAAAGACGTTGCTAGTTTTTTACGGTGACCACTATGGCATTTCAGGTAACCACCACAAAGCTAGCGCAGAACTGCTCAAGCAAGATGACTTTACCAATTTTGATAATTTGAAGTTTCAACGAGTACCGCTGATGTTCCATATGAAGGGGTTAAAAGGTGGCATTAAGCAAACCTATGGTGGTGAAATTGATGTGTTGCCTACGCTGCTCAACTTGCTAGGGGTTAACAACAAAAATACCATCCAATTTGGGCATGACTTGTTAAGCAGTGCTGCACCGCAAGTTGTTGCTCAGCGTAACGGTGACTTTATAACGCCCAAGTATGCTAAAGTGGGCGGAACTTATTATGATACCAAAACGGGTGATGAGCTGGTTGACCCCAACCCCAAAGTGCGGGCCCAGTTAGTTGGTTTATCTAACCAGGTGACTACCGAGCTATCTTTGTCAGACCGAGTGATTGCAGGCAACCTCCTGCGCTTTTATAAGCCAAAGTGGTTTAAGAAAGTTAAAACTCAGGATTATGACTATAATAGCGAAAAGGCGTTGCACCAGTTATATGCTAAGGACAAAAATTCCTTGTGGGCGAAGAACCACCGAAAGTCAACTCAGAAGGACTTTAAGACTGATGCGCCAGAGTTAAAGAAATAAAACTCGAATTAGAAACTATTTTATGCTAAAATTTAGCAGTAATGTATTTGGATATTGGAGGCAGCGGATTGTATAACTTATTTATGACGCTACTAATTATTGTTTCGGTTTTAATCGTAATTGCAACAATGATGCAGCCGCAGAAGCAGCAAGATGCACTGAATGCCCTATCTGGCGGTGCAGTGTTTAGTGGCCAGACAAAGAAACGTGGTTTTGAAGCATTTATGGAGAAGGTAACAGCAGGGTTACTGGTACTATTTTTCATTTTTGCTATTGTACTGGCTTACTTGTCTTCAAAATAGACGCTGGTTCCTCCCGCTCAACCGATGGAGGAACTTTTTTTATTTATACTATGGAACGGAGATTAAGTGCATGGCCCAAAACGAGAATATTTTAGCTAATGTTTTAGAAATTTTTCGTCGAAATCCCAAAAAACAATATCAAGTTGAAGAAATAGACCGGATGCTCAGGCGAGATCGCCTTGGGTCTTTTACCGATATGGTAAAAGCGCTCGCCTTTTTGGAACAAGAAAAGAAAATCATCACTGATGGCAAGGGGCACTACCAATTAGCTCAAGAGAATATTGAGGAAGCAGGGTGCTTTAAGGCCAATAGCAAGGGTTTTGGCTTTGTTAAGTTGGAAGATGAAGATGCCGATGATGTCTTCATTGCCAGAGATTATACTGGTTCTGCCCTTGATGGTGACCAGGTTCGAATCAAAATCACGACCGGAGGCAATCCTTGGAATGGTAAGGGTCCAGAAGGTCATGTCGAAGCGGTTATTGAACGTGGCGTGAAGGATATTGTCGGTGAATTTCATCCGCTGACAGATGCCCAGGTTAAGGTTAGTCACTTCATTGGCTATGTTTTGAGTACAAATAAAAAATTGGCGGACTATCGTGTATATGTCGGTGAAAATGGTTTAAGACCACAAAAAGGGGACATTGCCAAGGTTTCGCTTACCGTTTACCCAGGTAAGGACAATCCTGATACGATGGCCGGTGTGGTTACAGAAATCATTGGAAATAAAAATATGCCAGGCGTGGATATTATGGCGATTGTGTCGAGTCACGATGTCCGCACTGAATGGGACGAAGCAGCCATGGAGCAAGCTAATGCCATTCCGGACCACGTAACTCCAGCAGAAATCGGCGACCGCGAAGACATTAGAGATCAGGCTACAGTGACGATTGATGGCGATGATTCCAAAGACTTTGATGATGCCGTTGTTCTCTGGAAAATGGCCAACGGAAACTACCATTTAGGAGTTCACATTGCTGATGTTGCTCACTACATCAAGGAAAAAACTCCACTTGACCAAGAGGCCTTTACGCGGGGCAACAGTACTTACCTGGTCGATCGAGTAATTCCGATGCTACCATTTCGACTTTCCAACGGGATTTGCTCTTTGAACGAAGGTGAAGACCGCCTGGTCTTGTCTTGTGAAATGGAAATCACCCCAGCGGGTGAGCGGGTCGCCTACCGGATCCATCCATCTGTCATGCGGTCGCACGGCCGGTTAACCTATCATAATGTTAATCAGGTCTTAGATCCGGAAAATCATGAACAATTAGCGCCGAAGTATGTCAAATTACAGGCAATGCTGCAGGATATGGCTGATTTGCACAATATCCTGTATAAAAAGCGCCACCAACGTGGGGCAATTGACTTTGAAGAGCCAGAAGCAAAAATTGTTGTCGATGACCAGGGCAAGCCGACCGACATTGTGCTCCATAACCGGGGTATTGCTGAAAAGATGATTGAATCTTTTATGTTAATGGCTAATGAGACGGTCGCGGAGGACTTTTATCGAAAGCATGTACCGTTTCTGTATCGGGTCCATGAGACTCCAGACGGTGAGCGAATTAAGAACTTCTTTGAGTTCTGTAGTGCCTTTGGTCTGCAAATCACGGCCGACCCCAACCACGTTAAGCCAGTTGACTTGCAGAAGGTAGTTGCTAAGACAACGGGGACGCCAGAAGAAGCCGTTGTGCAAATGATGATGTTGCGTAGTCTAAAGCAGGCACATTATTCTGAAGAGCCCTTGGGGCACTTCGGCTTAGCCGCTAAATACTACACTCACTTTACCTCTCCCATTAGACGTTATTCCGACTTAATGGTTCACCGCATGATTCATGAGTACGGTGAGCAGGGAACAAGTAAAAAGGTTCAGGATCATTTCGCCAGTGCGCTGCCGGAAGTTGCTGACCAAACATCAACCCAGGAACGTGTTTCCGTTGACACTGAGCGTGAAGTGAATGACCTGAAGATGACTGAATACATGGCCAATCAGGTGGGAGAACACTTTGATGCGGTCGTGGCATCAGTTACTAGCTTTGGGATGTTTATCCAATTGCCCAATACGGTAGAGGGCCTGATTCATATCTCTAATCTAACCGATGACTTTTATAGCTTCAACGAGAAGAGTATGACGTTGACGGGTCGCGGGACACATAAACAATATCGGGTGGGGATGCCAATTAAGGTCACTCTTACTACTGCAAATGTAGAGCAGCATCAGCTTGATTTTGAAGTTTATGATCCTAATGCACCTAAAAAAGGAGCTGACTCGCAGGGGCATCATGGCCGGCGTCATGATGGCGGGCGCAATGACCGTAATCATCGCAGTGGCAACCGCCGGGGCGGACAGGGCAATGGTAATCATCCTCACTTCAGTAAGTATAAGCGTTAGGTTAGAAAAGTGAAGAAAGAACATAATGAGAACTTAATTGCTCAAAACAAAAAAGCACATCATGATTATTTCATTAAAGAAACTTTCGAGGCGGGAATTGCGTTAACCGGTACCGAAATAAAATCTGTGCGGGCCCGGCATATTAGCTTACGTGATGGTTACGTCCAGATTATTAATGGTTCTGCCTTTTTGGAGAATGTGCACATTAGTGAATATAAGCAGGGTAACCGCTATAACCATGAACCAGTTCGTCAGCGCCGGCTACTGCTGCACAAGAAAGAAATTACGCGTTTAACTAAGGAACAAGCTGAACGTGGCATCGCTGTTATTCCGCTTAAAGTCTACCTTAAGCATGGTTTTGCTAAGGTATTGATTGGGGTAGGCCAAGGAAAGAAAAAGTACGATAAAAGAGAAACGATTAAAAAGCGCGACCAGGAACGAGAGCTGCGTCGACAGTATAAAGTATAAGGTGCGAAAAACGCCTTTTTTTGTTGCATAAAAAGTATAGTTAAATAAACAGCTATGTAATCTGCATGTTTAAAGTTGTAGACAAGCATTGATATTTGACTATAGTAACTCACAAATTTTACTAGAAAATTTATAATTCACCAATGTAAAATACATGTATATAGTTGATATTAAATAAAATAAAAAAATGCAATTTTAAGGTTTAAATGGTTGTGTACTTTTGTATTATTGTGTATTATTTATTAAGATAACTATTGATATAGAATAATTTATCATTGTTCGATCGATCAGTGATTTTGAATCATTTATTTACTAGTTATAGAGTGTCACAGAGGTGCTCATTTTTATATTAAGAGTTTGAATTAATAATGGAATTTAATGATGTATACCGTAATGAACGCGTAACACGCAAATTTACCAATCGCAAGGTCAATGAGAAGTTACTGGCGAAAATTATTATGCAGGCCCAGCAATCGCCCTCATTGCTCAATTCGCAGCCTTGGAAGGCTTATATGGTGACTGGTGGGGCGCTTAAGGACCTGAAGCAAGCTGTAAAGCAACAAATTGCCGATGAGGTTGAACCGCATGAAGATTTTGCCCCAACGCTTGATCTTAATTGGGATTCGTATCCCAGTCAGAATATGGCTGCAGTGGGGGCATCCCAACCCTACTTTTTCAATAATAAAATTGACTTATTCAAAGATGCTAACGATACGATGTTTAATGCGCAAGATGTCGTTTTCTTGACTATTCCAAAATCTTCTCCGTATTGGTCAGTCTTTGACTTGGGCATCTTTTCGCAGAGTATCATGCTTTTGGCAATTAATGAAGGTCTGGCCGTGATGCCAGCCCATTCAATCGTAGCTTATCCAGAATTGGCCCGCAAATACGGTCAAATTCCGGACGATGAGCTTGTCGGGATGGCAATTGGATTGGGCTTTGCGGATAAGTCGGCGGAAGTGAACGACCCTAAATACATTCCAGCGCGTCTGCCTTTTGAAAAAATTTACAAATTAGTTAAGTAAAAAGCCATTTAGGTCATTAAAAAAGCGGTTTAAATGATAAAATAAAGGGAAGAGATTTTTTTACAAAAGGTGAGATAGATATTGAATACTCCCCAATTAGCTGCTAATTTGATAGCAACTTTGGTAATTTTTGTTTTTGCTGCTTTTTTTGTAGCGGCGGAATTTGCGTTAGTCCAGACCAGGTCAAGCCAACTTGAAGACATGCTGAGCAACCACCTGGGCAACCAGCGTAAAGTTAAACGTGCCTTGTTGATGGTCCAAAATTTAAATGAATACTTGTCGACTACCCAGGTTGGTACTACCCTTGTCGGGGTAGTTTTGGGTTGGTTTTCGGCTGAAACTTTTGCTGGATTGTTTGAACGGCTACTAGTCATGCTGCACTTGAACCAGTCTGTTCTGCGTTCGGTTAGTGCCATTTTAGGGGTGATTTTGTTAACCTATTTAGAAGTGGTGGTTACCGAAATAGTACCTAAAAATATTGCGATTGACATGCCGGTGAAGATATTGTTAAAGATTGTCACTCCACTGCAGTTTTTTCACACATTGGTTTATCCATTTGTGTGGCTACTCAACTCCAGCTCCAATCTTCTTTTAAAAATGCTGGGCTTTGATTCAGCTGATGAAGAAAATGAAGTTTATTCACAATCTGAAATTATCAAATTATCACGCAAAGCCGTGCACGGTGGCGCACTGGATAAGAATGATCTGACCTACATGAAGCGGGCTTTTGAACTCAATGATAAGGTAGCCAAGGACATTATGACGGATCGGACCAGGCTAATGGTCATTAATGCTGCCGATACGATTAAGCAGGCCCTGAAGCTCTACCTAAAAGCAGGTTCTAGCCGGTTGCCCGTTGTGCGTGATCATAACAAGGATGATATTGTTGGTTACATTTATGCTTTTGATGTGGTCCAACAAAGCCAAATTGATGCTACAGTACCAGTTACTAGGATAATTAGGACAATAATTACGGTGCCTGAATCGATGCCGATTCAGGACATTCTGCATTTGATGATTAATAAGCATACGCCCATTGTTTTGGTGGTAGATGAATATGGTGGGACAAGCGGTCTGGTTACCGATAAGGATATCTACGAGGAACTGTTCGGAACGGTTAAAGATGAGATCGATGATGTTTCGGACGATTACATTATCAAAAACGAAGATGGTAACATACGGGTATCTGGTAAAACCACCCTTTATGACTTTGAACGGTATTTCCGCAAGGACCTAGAGAGCTTTCAAAATAGCGATATTATTACTATTGGTGGTTATATGATGGAACATTATCCGGACTTAAAGGAAAATGAAGCGGTTGAACTTGAGAATTTTGAATTTAAGTTAGCTAGCATAGAGCAGGGCTTTATGCGCTGGTTTGTCGTTAAGCCTTTAGGCCAAGACAAAGAGGCTAAAACGGAATAGAATTTGCGACCAAAAAAGAGTTATCAAGCATGATAACTCTTTTTATTAGCTTTAATTATTTGTTGTTGGCTAACTTGATGAATTCTGCCTTTAAGACACCTATATAGCGCAAATTGCGGTAGTAGCCCATGAAGTCCAGACCGTAACCAACTACAAATTCGTTATGGACGGTTGAGCCGTAGTATTCAATCTCAACATCAACCCTGCGCCTAGATTCCTTGTTAAGGAGGACGCAGCATTTAACGGAGCGGGCCCCCCGTTTTTTAAGCAAATCTTTCATGTATTTCAGCGTTAGGCCAGTGTCAACAATATCTTCGACAATCAGCACATCACGTCCCTGGACATCAGTCACCAAATCGGAGATCAGTTTAACTTTCCCGGTTGATTCTAATGAGTCACCGTAACTGGAAACATCAAGAAAATCGATTTCTTCTTTAACATCCATTTCACGTACCAGGTCGGTTAAAAAGAAAATTGCCCCCTTAAGCGCACCGACAACTAGCGGCTTCTTTCCGGCATAATCAGTGGTTAGTTGCCTGCCCAACTTGACACACATTGCATGGATGTCATCTTCGGTAAACAATTTATGATCAATAATGTTATTAATATTGTCGTTCTTCGGCATTTATCTACCCTTCACTTTAATCATCAGAATTTCTCAATAGAGTCGATTATAGCATCTTTTGGCGGAAAAGGTAGCTTGTTTGAGAGATTTTGCTGGGGGTAACTGTGCTAGAGACTAGTTTTGTTCGTCCAGCTGCGGTAGTTTTTTGCTACAATGGAGGAATAAGTAATTATTCACGAGGTAAATAAAATGGAAAAAGAACAAGAAATCAAGATGCTCAAGGCTTTTTCAAATGCTAATGCAACTTCAGGTTTTGAGGAAGAATTTGTTAAGTTATTTAGTGAAAGCGTCAAGGATAGCGCTGATGTCAAGGTCGATGGGATGCTCAACGTGTATGCTGCCAAGAAGGAGAATCAGGCGGGGCGCCCGCTTATTCAGCTTGATGCGCACTCTGATGCCGTCGGCTTCATCACGCAGGCGGTCAGGCCCAATGGGATGATCAAGTTTGTTCCGCTGGGCGGCTGGGTTAAGTACAATATTCCAGCCTTGCGGGTCAAAGTTAGAAACCGCCACGGTGACTACATACCGGGCGTTGTTGCTACCAAGCCACCTCACTTTATGACTGAAGCGGAGCGCAATAATGTGCCTGATGTTGCAGACATGTCGATTGACGTTGGGTCAAGTTCGCGGGCGGAAACTATTAACGACTACCAGATTGATACAGGTTGTCCGATCTTTGTTGATGTCGAGTGCGAATATAATGAAAAGTCGGGTTTATTCTTTGGTAAGGACTTTGACGACCGCTTTGGAGCAGCTGCCATGGTTGCAATTCTTGATCAGCTAAA encodes the following:
- a CDS encoding lysylphosphatidylglycerol synthase transmembrane domain-containing protein, translating into MNKKHLWGIAVVLLISGGVLYAELKGTPVTQLLKAAQSINPVALVLVFALMLLSYLFEASILAVLAQRKDEPKRSKWSFVRIPLIQALFNAITPMSTGGQPSQLAAMVQMGVEGGRATSLLLMKFIIYQIVVFLSYVVTIITGFHLVATRFSGLAIFIAIGFLLHVSSIVFLLAILFAYNWTKRAANWLMDILAKLVKAERVEGWRQNTLEKIDTFYHESQKLKREKKKLLLSSLLTVLQLLCFYSVPYMVLVALQVPASWASVTQMNIMIIMFMAIVPIPGASGGAEYSFQTLFATFISSSGTLVLGMFLWRFVTYFMGMILGIFGWIIKPQKITSPPND
- a CDS encoding LTA synthase family protein; protein product: MIRTKSYLHWLTKTKFGFFTIVLLSFWLKSYAIYLTKFNLGAVGPMQNFLLLVNPLPAAMLLLGIGLFFNGRKSYWIIVIIDIILSLWLFANILYYREFSNFLSMSIIKTSGSTADNLGKSIAGITQASDFLVFLDLLVIVGLMVGKVIQYDLRPLKLKFTVLVEGLALALMGVNLLMAEKDRSGLLTRTFDNSYIVKYLGINEYAVYDGFKTAQTSEQMAKANVSDLHSVKKYLKINYVKPNSNYTGVAKGKNVMVIHLESFQQFLIGYKWKGKEVTPNINKLYHSRNTLSFANFYNQVGQGKTSDAEMMLENSLYGLQSGSAMSSYGTSNTFESAPAILHQQGGYTTAVMHGGAGSFWNRNNAYKQFGYQYFMPLSYYQNKPEYYVGYGLKDKIFFSQSIKYIERLPQPFYLKLITVTNHYPYELDKKNQSIAPTDTGDETVDGYVQTARYLDQAVGELLAWMKKTGLDKKTLLVFYGDHYGISGNHHKASAELLKQDDFTNFDNLKFQRVPLMFHMKGLKGGIKQTYGGEIDVLPTLLNLLGVNNKNTIQFGHDLLSSAAPQVVAQRNGDFITPKYAKVGGTYYDTKTGDELVDPNPKVRAQLVGLSNQVTTELSLSDRVIAGNLLRFYKPKWFKKVKTQDYDYNSEKALHQLYAKDKNSLWAKNHRKSTQKDFKTDAPELKK
- the secG gene encoding preprotein translocase subunit SecG, coding for MYNLFMTLLIIVSVLIVIATMMQPQKQQDALNALSGGAVFSGQTKKRGFEAFMEKVTAGLLVLFFIFAIVLAYLSSK
- the rnr gene encoding ribonuclease R, with the translated sequence MAQNENILANVLEIFRRNPKKQYQVEEIDRMLRRDRLGSFTDMVKALAFLEQEKKIITDGKGHYQLAQENIEEAGCFKANSKGFGFVKLEDEDADDVFIARDYTGSALDGDQVRIKITTGGNPWNGKGPEGHVEAVIERGVKDIVGEFHPLTDAQVKVSHFIGYVLSTNKKLADYRVYVGENGLRPQKGDIAKVSLTVYPGKDNPDTMAGVVTEIIGNKNMPGVDIMAIVSSHDVRTEWDEAAMEQANAIPDHVTPAEIGDREDIRDQATVTIDGDDSKDFDDAVVLWKMANGNYHLGVHIADVAHYIKEKTPLDQEAFTRGNSTYLVDRVIPMLPFRLSNGICSLNEGEDRLVLSCEMEITPAGERVAYRIHPSVMRSHGRLTYHNVNQVLDPENHEQLAPKYVKLQAMLQDMADLHNILYKKRHQRGAIDFEEPEAKIVVDDQGKPTDIVLHNRGIAEKMIESFMLMANETVAEDFYRKHVPFLYRVHETPDGERIKNFFEFCSAFGLQITADPNHVKPVDLQKVVAKTTGTPEEAVVQMMMLRSLKQAHYSEEPLGHFGLAAKYYTHFTSPIRRYSDLMVHRMIHEYGEQGTSKKVQDHFASALPEVADQTSTQERVSVDTEREVNDLKMTEYMANQVGEHFDAVVASVTSFGMFIQLPNTVEGLIHISNLTDDFYSFNEKSMTLTGRGTHKQYRVGMPIKVTLTTANVEQHQLDFEVYDPNAPKKGADSQGHHGRRHDGGRNDRNHRSGNRRGGQGNGNHPHFSKYKR
- the smpB gene encoding SsrA-binding protein SmpB yields the protein MKKEHNENLIAQNKKAHHDYFIKETFEAGIALTGTEIKSVRARHISLRDGYVQIINGSAFLENVHISEYKQGNRYNHEPVRQRRLLLHKKEITRLTKEQAERGIAVIPLKVYLKHGFAKVLIGVGQGKKKYDKRETIKKRDQERELRRQYKV
- a CDS encoding nitroreductase, translated to MEFNDVYRNERVTRKFTNRKVNEKLLAKIIMQAQQSPSLLNSQPWKAYMVTGGALKDLKQAVKQQIADEVEPHEDFAPTLDLNWDSYPSQNMAAVGASQPYFFNNKIDLFKDANDTMFNAQDVVFLTIPKSSPYWSVFDLGIFSQSIMLLAINEGLAVMPAHSIVAYPELARKYGQIPDDELVGMAIGLGFADKSAEVNDPKYIPARLPFEKIYKLVK
- a CDS encoding hemolysin family protein — encoded protein: MNTPQLAANLIATLVIFVFAAFFVAAEFALVQTRSSQLEDMLSNHLGNQRKVKRALLMVQNLNEYLSTTQVGTTLVGVVLGWFSAETFAGLFERLLVMLHLNQSVLRSVSAILGVILLTYLEVVVTEIVPKNIAIDMPVKILLKIVTPLQFFHTLVYPFVWLLNSSSNLLLKMLGFDSADEENEVYSQSEIIKLSRKAVHGGALDKNDLTYMKRAFELNDKVAKDIMTDRTRLMVINAADTIKQALKLYLKAGSSRLPVVRDHNKDDIVGYIYAFDVVQQSQIDATVPVTRIIRTIITVPESMPIQDILHLMINKHTPIVLVVDEYGGTSGLVTDKDIYEELFGTVKDEIDDVSDDYIIKNEDGNIRVSGKTTLYDFERYFRKDLESFQNSDIITIGGYMMEHYPDLKENEAVELENFEFKLASIEQGFMRWFVVKPLGQDKEAKTE
- the hpt gene encoding hypoxanthine phosphoribosyltransferase → MPKNDNINNIIDHKLFTEDDIHAMCVKLGRQLTTDYAGKKPLVVGALKGAIFFLTDLVREMDVKEEIDFLDVSSYGDSLESTGKVKLISDLVTDVQGRDVLIVEDIVDTGLTLKYMKDLLKKRGARSVKCCVLLNKESRRRVDVEIEYYGSTVHNEFVVGYGLDFMGYYRNLRYIGVLKAEFIKLANNK
- a CDS encoding M42 family metallopeptidase, yielding MEKEQEIKMLKAFSNANATSGFEEEFVKLFSESVKDSADVKVDGMLNVYAAKKENQAGRPLIQLDAHSDAVGFITQAVRPNGMIKFVPLGGWVKYNIPALRVKVRNRHGDYIPGVVATKPPHFMTEAERNNVPDVADMSIDVGSSSRAETINDYQIDTGCPIFVDVECEYNEKSGLFFGKDFDDRFGAAAMVAILDQLKGEETNFNLVGALSSQEEVGLRGAYVTARAVKPDLAIVLESCPADDTFTPEWLSQTGLKRGPMLRDMDTSFLPNPKFQQYACDLADQNHIPYTRSVRTGGGQDGAAIYYENGAPTIVIGIPVRYEHSPYCFSAYQDFRAAVELAVALIRDLTAEKLASFTEL